A window of the Tachysurus fulvidraco isolate hzauxx_2018 chromosome 6, HZAU_PFXX_2.0, whole genome shotgun sequence genome harbors these coding sequences:
- the lats2 gene encoding serine/threonine-protein kinase LATS2, whose translation MRPKTFPAAPYVGNTRQRLQEIKEGLKQPAKLVSQALHGGSTRGEGSRGGDCKGKDQTGRQQQLRQPQKFNNYQNALREIRKSLMPFANESGPASSSSHPGGDVNRQMLQELVKAGCDQEMAIRALKQTGSRNIEAALEYISKMGYLDPRTEQIVRVIKQTSPGKGGIANSVDHRPSMETSSEGAMPTYHQMGPPLYEGAGYGSEGEMERPYMGGPPFMNYMMPPTNSAQGPSMGNPMARPTSMGAYPPAMTSQNAQGTSMYPSGPAQQKGYTGGMDQTMMGYSVSGPPMQLQSQAPGGPGPLYDYRPHIMETSGYSVKRSASFQNKMPPLAPDNYVNMQSKGAIGQNGGGYAPNLYLPPHSHPRQASPTSHQVHMMSRSPGGAAAAAAMGPEFSDIPQVLLTPSRASLNLDLYDHHWAGAQGPEAAPPARQPQGPFRGEVRVPSRTNSFNNHQKVNVRQAMPPATSVPSKQDAAMGPPNTITAVTSPPIQQPVKSMRVMRPEPKTAVGPCHPGWLAAQAQDTPETHGYLPDESFTLESPQEPRCPPPPYPKTLLMSGTTAVQETAPLEAGGIVGAPDHSAPGRPVPSAPAGKPEERATKDKAKPGKGEKIVKDKKQIQTSPVPVRRNARDEEKRESRIKSYSPFAFKFYMEQHVENVMKTYQQKLNRRLQLEQEMSKAGLSEAEQEQMRKMLNQKESNYNRLRRAKMEKSMFVKIKTLGIGAFGEVCLTRKVDTGALYAMKTLRKKDVLNRNQVAHVKAERDILSEADNEWVVRLYYSFQDRDSLYFVMDYIPGGDMMSLLIRMGVFPEPLARFYVAELTLAIESVHKMGFIHRDIKPDNILIDLDGHIKLTDFGLCTGFRWTHNSKYYQKGNHIRQDSMEPSDFWDDVSNCHCGDRLITLEQRTNRQHQRCLAHSLVGTPNYIAPEVLLRKGYTQLCDWWSVGVILFEMLVGQPPFLAPTPTETQLKVINWENTLQVPPQIKLSPEAIDIIGRLCCSAEERLGRNGAGEIKAHPFFAQVDFSSNLRTQPAPYRPKIAHPMDTSNFDPVEEEGGPGAWSDSGDSTRAWDTLCSPNSKHPEHAFYEFTFRRFFDDNGCPFRYPKPLEEMQGPPSSSGASSMGPEEEENEEEVERGEEEQGEGCEPVYV comes from the exons ATGCGGCCAAAAACTTTCCCTGCAGCCCCGTATGTGGGCAACACACGCCAACGGCTCCAGGAGATCAAGGAAGGACTGAAACAGCCAGCTAAGCTGGTGAGCCAGGCGCTGCATGGAGGTAGTACACGAGGAGAGGGGAGCAGAGGGGGAGACTGCAAAGGTAAAGACCAGACTGGACGGCAGCAACAACTTCGTCAGCCTCAGAAATTCAACAACTACCAGAATGCCCTGCGAGAGATTCGCAAGTCCCTCATGCCTTTTGCCAATGAGTCTGGTCCAGCATCCAGTTCCTCACACCCAGGCGGAGATGTGAACAGGCAGATGCTACAGGAACTTGTTAAAGCTGGATGTGATCAG GAAATGGCAATACGTGCATTGAAGCAAACGGGGAGCCGTAACATCGAGGCAGCATTAGAGTACATCAGTAAGATGGGCTACCTAGACCCTCGCACTGAGCAGATTGTGCGTGTCATCAAACAGACTTCTCCAG GCAAAGGTGGCATTGCAAATTCAGTAGATCACAGACCATCGATGGAGACTTCCAGTGAAGGTGCTATGCCCACTTATCATCAAATGGGACCACCGCTATATGAGGGAGCTGGCTATGGGTCGGAGGGAGAGATGGAACGTCCATATATGGGTGGACCACCCTTCATGAACTATATGATGCCACCTACAAACTCAGCACAGGGCCCGTCGATGGGGAATCCCATGGCTCGGCCTACCAGCATGGGTGCCTATCCTCCAGCCATGACTTCACAGAATGCCCAAGGAACTTCAATGTACCCATCTGGTCCTGCTCAGCAGAAAGGATACACAGGGGGCATGGATCAGACTATGatgggttacagtgtgtcagGTCCACCCATGCAACTCCAGTCCCAAGCACCAGGGGGCCCTGGTCCTCTTTATGACTACAGACCACATATAATGGAGACCTCTGGCTATAGCGTTAAACGGAGTGCTTCTTTTCAGAACAAGATGCCGCCTCTGGCGCCGGATAACTATGTCAATATGCAAAGCAAAGGGGCCATAGGTCAAAATGGTGGTGGATACGCTCCCAACCTTTACCTGCCTCCTCACTCACACCCCCGTCAGGCAAGCCCAACTTCACACCAAGTCCATATGATGTCACGCTCTCCAGGAGGAGCAGCTGCCGCAGCTGCTATGGGTCCTGAATTCTCAGATATTCCCCAAGTTCTTCTTACCCCTTCTAGGGCCAGCCTCAACCTTGACCTATATGACCACCACTGGGCTGGTGCTCAAGGCCCAGAGGCAGCACCTCCAGCCAGGCAGCCACAGGGGCCCTTCAGAGGGGAAGTACGTGTCCCCAGCAGAACAAATTCTTTTAACAACCACCAAAAGGTAAATGTAAGACAAGCAATGCCCCCTGCAACTAGTGTACCGAGCAAACAGGATGCTGCAATGGGGCCACCCAACACCATCACTGCAGTGACCTCTCCACCAATCCAGCAGCCTGTGAAGAGCATGAGAGTCATGAGACCAGAGCCAAAGACTGCAGTTGGACCATGCCACCCAGGCTGGTTAGCAGCACAGGCACAAGACACTCCTGAGACACATGGGTATTTGCCAGATGAAAGTTTTACCTTGGAATCCCCCCAGGAGCCCCGATGTCCACCGCCACCCTACCCCAAAACACTTCTCATGTCTGGAACCACAGCTGTACAGGAAACTGCACCCTTGGAAGCTGGAGGCATAGTTGGAGCTCCAGACCACAGTGCCCCAGGTAGGCCTGTCCCAAGTGCCCCAGCAGGAAAGCCAGAAGAACGTGCCACCAAAGACAAAGCAAAGCCTGGAAAAGGAgagaagattgtaaaggataaGAAGCAAATTCAGACTTCACCTGTACCAGTGCGGAGGAATGCCCGTGATGAAGAAAAAAGGGAGTCACGAATCAAGAGCTATTCTCCCTTTGCTTTTAAATTTTACATGGAGCAGCATGTAGAAAACGTTATGAAGACCTACCAGCAGAAGCTAAATCGCAGACTGCAGCTGGAGCAAGAGATGTCTAAG GCTGGTCTGTCAGAAGCAGAGCAGGAACAGATGAGAAAGATGTTGAACCAGAAGGAGTCCAATTATAACCGACTGCGTCGTGCCAAGATGGAAAAATCTatgtttgtgaaaataaaaacacttggAATTGGGGCCTTCGGAGAGGTGTGTCTGACCCGTAAGGTGGACACAGGAGCCCTGTATGCCATGAAGACTCTCCGAAAGAAAGATGTGCTGAACCGTAACCAGGTGGCTCATGTTAAAGCAGAACGGGACATCCTGTCGGAGGCTGATAATGAATGGGTAGTCCGACTGTACTACTCATTTCAGGATCGGGACagcctttattttgttatgGACTACATTCCTGGGGGAGACATGATGAGTCTGTTAATTCGTATGGGGGTTTTCCCTGAACCATTAGCCAGGTTCTATGTGGCAGAACTGACGCTTGCTATCGAGAGTGTGCATAAGATGGGTTTTATCCACAGAGACATCAAACCAGATAACATCCTCATTGACCTGGATGGACACATCAAGCTTACAGATTTTGGCTTGTGCACAGGGTTTCGCTGGACACATAACTCAAAGTATTATCAGAAAG GGAACCATATCCGGCAGGATAGTATGGAACCCAGTGACTTCTGGGACGATGTGTCTAACTGTCACTGTGGTGACCGGTTGATAACACTGGAACAACGGACAAACCGTCAACATCAGCGTTGTCTTGCACACTCACTAGTGGGCACTCCCAACTACATTGCCCCTGAAGTTCTGCTGCGGAAAG GATACACTCAGCTGTGTGACTGGTGGAGTGTGGGAGTGATTTTGTTTGAGATGCTAGTGGGCCAGCCTCCATTCCTTGCGCCAACCCCTACAGAAACACAGCTCAAG GTGATAAACTGGGAGAACACACTGCAGGTGCCTCCACAGATCAAGCTGAGCCCTGAGGCCATTGACATCATAGGACGTCTCTGTTGTTCAGCAGAGGAGCGTCTGGGAAGAAACGGTGCTGGTGAGATAAAAGCCCACCCTTTCTTTGCTCAGGTTGACTTCTCCAGCAACCTTCGCACTCAGCCTGCTCCGTACCGACCTAAGATTGCTCACCCAATGGACACTTCCAACTTTGATCCAGTGGAAGAAGAAGGGGGCCCAGGGGCATGGAGTGACAGCGGAGACAGCACTCGGGCTTGGGATACTCTCTGCTCGCCAAATAGCAAACACCCTGAACACGCCTTCTACGAGTTCACTTTCCGCAGGTTCTTTGATGATAACGGCTGTCCGTTCCGTTACCCTAAGCCCCTAGAAGAAATGCAAGGCCCCCCCAGCAGTAGTGGAGCTAGCAGCATGGGCCCTGAGGAGGAAGAGAATGAGGAAGAAGTGGAAAGGGGTGAGGAAGAGCAAGGAGAGGGGTGTGAGCCTGTATATGTGTGA
- the LOC113654624 gene encoding uncharacterized protein LOC113654624 isoform X1: MNWCVFVVVNMVHTCVVAGCRNRRTPGTALSFYRFPRDPERKQRWIAAVNRKGWMPNEGSRLCSNHFISGKQVKNPRSPDYVPSVFTSAILPSDIKAAHAFEPYDKQEAQVEAANALLFLQGQGRFNEGRVNDRCQCEPESASSCVNSDDERKDGEGMEESENESEDEEPSGNHFAKSVVYEAKVNALKKENMKLKESLEKMSLTEASFKNDPEKVQFYTGLPNYFVFETVMWLLVPHMKADKNAKLSKFQQLLLTLMRLRLDLRNQDLAYRFGVKVSTVTRTVHRIINLMFTMLVPTAVFWPSRVELRKNLPEAVKCTHPDCAVIIDCFSVSLEKAVSIDTHRHAFRATREMTTHSSQSAFVSELKYVIGVAPQGAVMFVSRGAPGNISDKTLVESCGLLHKLLPGDVVLAERDFGIKDLVGAHRAELMVTNSELHEIDQSNKDTTDEASLAATERLHVNKHVERVIQMAKKRYSMLTGPVESAFTVIDRSTNVTTFDKMVQVACALNNLCISAVPLD; the protein is encoded by the exons ATGaactggtgtgtttttgttgtggttAATATGGTTCACACGTGTGTGGTGGCAGGGTGTCGGAACAGGAGGACTCCCGGTACCGCGTTATCCTTCTACAGGTTTCCGCGTGATCCGGAAAGGAAGCAGCGCTGGATTGCTGCTGTGAATCGTAAGGGCTGGATGCCAAACGAGGGCAGCAGACTCTGCAGTAACCACTTCATTTCAG GTAAACAAGTGAAGAACCCTAGATCTCCAGACTACGTCCCTTCAGTGTTCACGTCTGCGATACTACCCTCAGATATTAAAGCTGCGCATGCATTTGAGCCATATGACAAACAAGAAGCACAAGTTGAGGCTGCAAATGCTTTACTTTTCCTCCAAGGGCAGGGACGTTTTAACGAAGGCCGTGTAAACGACCGATGTCAATGCGAGCCTGAAAGTGCATCCTCTTGTGTGAACAGTGATGATGAAAGAAAAGATGGTGAAGGGATGGAAGAAAGCGAAAATGAGAGCGAAGACGAAGAGCCCTCCGGAAACCACTTCGCGAAGTCTGTCGTTTACGAGGCCAAAGTAAATGCgctgaagaaagaaaatatgaaaCTGAAAGAGTCCTTAGAGAAGATGTCTCTAACTGAAGCTTCATTCAAGAATGATCCAGAAAAGGTTCAATTCTACACAGGATTGCCAAATTATTTTGTCTTTGAGACAGTAATGTGGCTTCTTGTGCCACATATGAAAGCGGACAAAAATGCAAAGCTTTCAAAGTTCCAGCAGTTACTTTTGACTTTAATGAGACTCAGGCTTGATCTTAGGAATCAGGACTTGGCTTATCGTTTCGGAGTTAAAGTTTCCACAGTAACTAGGACTGTTCATCGAATCATTAACCTAATGTTTACCATGCTGGTACCCACTGCTGTATTCTGGCCGTCCAGAGTGGAGCTCCGGAAAAACTTGCCCGAAGCTGTGAAGTGTACGCATCCAGACTGTGCTGTGATCATAGACTGCTTTTCAGTATCCCTCGAAAAAGCAGTTAGTATAGATACACATCGTCACGCTTTCAGAGCAACAAGAGAGATGACCACTCATTCATCACAGTCTGCGTTTGTCAGTGAACTCAAATACGTGATTGGTGTTGCCCCCCAGGGGGCGGTCATGTTCGTCTCCAGAGGAGCACCAGGCAACATTAGTGATAAGACTCTAGTTGAGAGTTGTGGTCTCCTTCATAAGCTCCTGCCTGGAGATGTGGTTCTGGCAGAACGTGATTTTGGCATTAAGGACCTGGTGGGTGCTCATAGAGCTGAGCTCATGGTCACTAACAGTGAACTTCACGAGATTGACCAGAGTAACAAGGACACGACAGATGAGGCTTCACTGGCTGCTACAGAAAGACTTCACGTGAATAAGCATGTGGAGCGGGTAATACAAATGGCCAAAAAGAGATATTCTATGCTGACTGGACCAGTAGAGAGTGCTTTCACAGTCATAGATCGAAGCACCAATGTGACCACTTTTGACAAGATGGTACAGGTTGCATGTGCCTTAAATAACCTGTGTATTTCTGCTGTTCCACTTGACTGA
- the LOC113654624 gene encoding uncharacterized protein LOC113654624 isoform X3, with amino-acid sequence MPNEGSRLCSNHFISGKQVKNPRSPDYVPSVFTSAILPSDIKAAHAFEPYDKQEAQVEAANALLFLQGQGRFNEGRVNDRCQCEPESASSCVNSDDERKDGEGMEESENESEDEEPSGNHFAKSVVYEAKVNALKKENMKLKESLEKMSLTEASFKNDPEKVQFYTGLPNYFVFETVMWLLVPHMKADKNAKLSKFQQLLLTLMRLRLDLRNQDLAYRFGVKVSTVTRTVHRIINLMFTMLVPTAVFWPSRVELRKNLPEAVKCTHPDCAVIIDCFSVSLEKAVSIDTHRHAFRATREMTTHSSQSAFVSELKYVIGVAPQGAVMFVSRGAPGNISDKTLVESCGLLHKLLPGDVVLAERDFGIKDLVGAHRAELMVTNSELHEIDQSNKDTTDEASLAATERLHVNKHVERVIQMAKKRYSMLTGPVESAFTVIDRSTNVTTFDKMVQVACALNNLCISAVPLD; translated from the exons ATGCCAAACGAGGGCAGCAGACTCTGCAGTAACCACTTCATTTCAG GTAAACAAGTGAAGAACCCTAGATCTCCAGACTACGTCCCTTCAGTGTTCACGTCTGCGATACTACCCTCAGATATTAAAGCTGCGCATGCATTTGAGCCATATGACAAACAAGAAGCACAAGTTGAGGCTGCAAATGCTTTACTTTTCCTCCAAGGGCAGGGACGTTTTAACGAAGGCCGTGTAAACGACCGATGTCAATGCGAGCCTGAAAGTGCATCCTCTTGTGTGAACAGTGATGATGAAAGAAAAGATGGTGAAGGGATGGAAGAAAGCGAAAATGAGAGCGAAGACGAAGAGCCCTCCGGAAACCACTTCGCGAAGTCTGTCGTTTACGAGGCCAAAGTAAATGCgctgaagaaagaaaatatgaaaCTGAAAGAGTCCTTAGAGAAGATGTCTCTAACTGAAGCTTCATTCAAGAATGATCCAGAAAAGGTTCAATTCTACACAGGATTGCCAAATTATTTTGTCTTTGAGACAGTAATGTGGCTTCTTGTGCCACATATGAAAGCGGACAAAAATGCAAAGCTTTCAAAGTTCCAGCAGTTACTTTTGACTTTAATGAGACTCAGGCTTGATCTTAGGAATCAGGACTTGGCTTATCGTTTCGGAGTTAAAGTTTCCACAGTAACTAGGACTGTTCATCGAATCATTAACCTAATGTTTACCATGCTGGTACCCACTGCTGTATTCTGGCCGTCCAGAGTGGAGCTCCGGAAAAACTTGCCCGAAGCTGTGAAGTGTACGCATCCAGACTGTGCTGTGATCATAGACTGCTTTTCAGTATCCCTCGAAAAAGCAGTTAGTATAGATACACATCGTCACGCTTTCAGAGCAACAAGAGAGATGACCACTCATTCATCACAGTCTGCGTTTGTCAGTGAACTCAAATACGTGATTGGTGTTGCCCCCCAGGGGGCGGTCATGTTCGTCTCCAGAGGAGCACCAGGCAACATTAGTGATAAGACTCTAGTTGAGAGTTGTGGTCTCCTTCATAAGCTCCTGCCTGGAGATGTGGTTCTGGCAGAACGTGATTTTGGCATTAAGGACCTGGTGGGTGCTCATAGAGCTGAGCTCATGGTCACTAACAGTGAACTTCACGAGATTGACCAGAGTAACAAGGACACGACAGATGAGGCTTCACTGGCTGCTACAGAAAGACTTCACGTGAATAAGCATGTGGAGCGGGTAATACAAATGGCCAAAAAGAGATATTCTATGCTGACTGGACCAGTAGAGAGTGCTTTCACAGTCATAGATCGAAGCACCAATGTGACCACTTTTGACAAGATGGTACAGGTTGCATGTGCCTTAAATAACCTGTGTATTTCTGCTGTTCCACTTGACTGA
- the LOC113654624 gene encoding uncharacterized protein LOC113654624 isoform X2: MNWCVFVVVNMVHTCVVAGCRNRRTPGTALSFYRFPRDPERKQRWIAAVNRDAQSTCILSYVLTCKQVKNPRSPDYVPSVFTSAILPSDIKAAHAFEPYDKQEAQVEAANALLFLQGQGRFNEGRVNDRCQCEPESASSCVNSDDERKDGEGMEESENESEDEEPSGNHFAKSVVYEAKVNALKKENMKLKESLEKMSLTEASFKNDPEKVQFYTGLPNYFVFETVMWLLVPHMKADKNAKLSKFQQLLLTLMRLRLDLRNQDLAYRFGVKVSTVTRTVHRIINLMFTMLVPTAVFWPSRVELRKNLPEAVKCTHPDCAVIIDCFSVSLEKAVSIDTHRHAFRATREMTTHSSQSAFVSELKYVIGVAPQGAVMFVSRGAPGNISDKTLVESCGLLHKLLPGDVVLAERDFGIKDLVGAHRAELMVTNSELHEIDQSNKDTTDEASLAATERLHVNKHVERVIQMAKKRYSMLTGPVESAFTVIDRSTNVTTFDKMVQVACALNNLCISAVPLD, encoded by the exons ATGaactggtgtgtttttgttgtggttAATATGGTTCACACGTGTGTGGTGGCAGGGTGTCGGAACAGGAGGACTCCCGGTACCGCGTTATCCTTCTACAGGTTTCCGCGTGATCCGGAAAGGAAGCAGCGCTGGATTGCTGCTGTGAATC GTGATGCTCAATCCACATGCATCCTTTCATACGTGCTCACGT GTAAACAAGTGAAGAACCCTAGATCTCCAGACTACGTCCCTTCAGTGTTCACGTCTGCGATACTACCCTCAGATATTAAAGCTGCGCATGCATTTGAGCCATATGACAAACAAGAAGCACAAGTTGAGGCTGCAAATGCTTTACTTTTCCTCCAAGGGCAGGGACGTTTTAACGAAGGCCGTGTAAACGACCGATGTCAATGCGAGCCTGAAAGTGCATCCTCTTGTGTGAACAGTGATGATGAAAGAAAAGATGGTGAAGGGATGGAAGAAAGCGAAAATGAGAGCGAAGACGAAGAGCCCTCCGGAAACCACTTCGCGAAGTCTGTCGTTTACGAGGCCAAAGTAAATGCgctgaagaaagaaaatatgaaaCTGAAAGAGTCCTTAGAGAAGATGTCTCTAACTGAAGCTTCATTCAAGAATGATCCAGAAAAGGTTCAATTCTACACAGGATTGCCAAATTATTTTGTCTTTGAGACAGTAATGTGGCTTCTTGTGCCACATATGAAAGCGGACAAAAATGCAAAGCTTTCAAAGTTCCAGCAGTTACTTTTGACTTTAATGAGACTCAGGCTTGATCTTAGGAATCAGGACTTGGCTTATCGTTTCGGAGTTAAAGTTTCCACAGTAACTAGGACTGTTCATCGAATCATTAACCTAATGTTTACCATGCTGGTACCCACTGCTGTATTCTGGCCGTCCAGAGTGGAGCTCCGGAAAAACTTGCCCGAAGCTGTGAAGTGTACGCATCCAGACTGTGCTGTGATCATAGACTGCTTTTCAGTATCCCTCGAAAAAGCAGTTAGTATAGATACACATCGTCACGCTTTCAGAGCAACAAGAGAGATGACCACTCATTCATCACAGTCTGCGTTTGTCAGTGAACTCAAATACGTGATTGGTGTTGCCCCCCAGGGGGCGGTCATGTTCGTCTCCAGAGGAGCACCAGGCAACATTAGTGATAAGACTCTAGTTGAGAGTTGTGGTCTCCTTCATAAGCTCCTGCCTGGAGATGTGGTTCTGGCAGAACGTGATTTTGGCATTAAGGACCTGGTGGGTGCTCATAGAGCTGAGCTCATGGTCACTAACAGTGAACTTCACGAGATTGACCAGAGTAACAAGGACACGACAGATGAGGCTTCACTGGCTGCTACAGAAAGACTTCACGTGAATAAGCATGTGGAGCGGGTAATACAAATGGCCAAAAAGAGATATTCTATGCTGACTGGACCAGTAGAGAGTGCTTTCACAGTCATAGATCGAAGCACCAATGTGACCACTTTTGACAAGATGGTACAGGTTGCATGTGCCTTAAATAACCTGTGTATTTCTGCTGTTCCACTTGACTGA
- the sap18 gene encoding histone deacetylase complex subunit SAP18: MAVESRVTQEEIKKEPEKPVDREKTCPLLLRVFTTNNGRHHRMDEFSRGNVPSSELQIYTWMDATLKELTSLVKEVYPEARKKGTHFAFAIVYPDPKRQVYRVKEIGNTVSGRKGADDSMTLQSQRFQIGDYLDIAITPPNRAPPIQGRMRPY; encoded by the exons ATGGCGGTGGAATCCAGAGTTACGCAAGAGGAAATCAAGAAAGAACCAGAGAAGCCGGTTGATAGGGAAAAG aCATGTCCGCTGCTTCTCAGAGTTTTCACTACTAATAACGGGAGACACCATCGAATGGACGAGTTTTCCCGAGGGAATGTGCCGTCGAGCGAGCTTCAGATTTACACTTG GATGGATGCCACCCTTAAAGAACTTACCAGCCTAGTGAAAGAAGTTTATCCTGAGGCTAGAAAGAAAGGGACACATTTTGCCTTTGCCATTGTATACCCAGACCCAAAACGGCAGGTGTACAG agTTAAGGAGATCGGAAACACTGTGTCGGGTCGGAAGGGAGCAGATGACTCCATGACTTTGCAGTCTCAGCGCTTTCAGATTGGGGATTACCTGGACATAGCCATCACACCCCCAAACCGTGCGCCTCCAATACAAGGGCGCATGAGACCATACTGA